Proteins from a genomic interval of Danio rerio strain Tuebingen ecotype United States chromosome 4, GRCz12tu, whole genome shotgun sequence:
- the LOC137491110 gene encoding uncharacterized protein: protein MAFIKEESEDVKIEETFTVKQEDPQEQTDLMVLKEETHQWSEMEEKQQDIQTNEKSTLTSHGRPRKSKSRCNFSYKQCGKSFSQMPNLNVHMRVHTGEKPYTCEQCGKSFGKKQSFKTHMRIHTGERPYTCQQCGQTFYHAGNFAAHKRIHTGEKSYSCLQCGKSFKQNGTLTVHMRTHTGERPYTCQQCGKSFYTTENFTQHMRIHTGERPYTCQQCGKSFYNTGNLAAHMRIHTGEKPYSCLQCGKSYKHNGNLKAHMRTHTGERIFTCTQCGKSFSRKQSLHIHMRIHTGEKPYRCTECGKSFPYKSTLNHHMRTHTGEKPFACDQ from the exons atggcgtttattaaagaggagagtgaagatgtgaagattgaagaaacattcacagtgaAACAGGAAGAtccgcaggaacaaacag acctgatggtgctgaaagaagagacccATCAATGGAGTGAAATGGAAGAGAAACAGCAAGACATACAGACTAATGAAAAATCCACACTGACTTCACacggaagacctcggaaatccaaatctAGGTGTAATTTCAGCTataaacagtgtggaaagagtttcagtcaaatgCCAAACCTtaatgttcacatgagagttcacacaggggagaaaccttacacctgcgaacagtgtggaaagagttttggtaaaaaacaaagctttaaaacgcacatgagaattcacactggagagaggccgtacacatgccaacagtgtggacaaACCTTCTATCATGCAGGAAACTTTGCAGCACAcaagagaattcacactggggagaagtCTTACTCTTGccttcagtgtggaaagagttttaagcaaaatGGCACCCTTACAGTCCACATGAGaacacacactggagagaggccatacacatgccaacagtgtggaaaaagcttctatactacagaaaattttacacagcacatgagaattcacactggagagaggccgtacacatgccaacagtgtggaaaaagcttctataatACAGGAAACTTGGCagcgcacatgagaattcacactggggagaagccttaCTCTTGccttcagtgtggaaagagttataAGCATAATGGCAACCTTAAAGCTCACATGAGaacacacactggagagagaATTTTTACTTGcacacagtgtgggaaaagtttctcTCGAAAACAAAGCCTTcacatccacatgaggattcacactggagagaaaccttacagatgcacagagtgtgggaaaagtttcccATATAAAAGCACACTCAATcaccacatgagaactcacactggagaaaagccgttTGCATGTGATCAATGA
- the LOC137491095 gene encoding uncharacterized protein, whose product MAFIKEESEDLKIEETFTVKQEDLQEQTDLMVLKEETHQQNEIDEKQQFEKPQEITTDEKPTLTKKTSSNESNFSCKQCGKSFSQKSNLDVHMRVHTGEKPYTCEQCGKSFSQIQGFKAHMRIHTRERKFTCQECGKSFYHVGNFAAHMRIHTGEKPFSCKQCGKSFSQKPNLYVHMRAHTGEKPYTCEQCGQSFSQKQSFKSHMRIHSGERPYTCQQCGKSFRHARNLAEHMRIHTGEKPFSCKQCRKSFSKKLHLIAHMRVHTREKPYTCEQCGTSLGKKEDLYIHMRIHTGEKPYTCTECGKSFPHKSSLKHHMISHTGEKPFKCAQCGKSFTTKASLKNHMNGHTGKTVFTCDQCGKSLTRKDSIKNHMKIHSGEDRFRCSECGKGFNCKRILSTHLKLHNG is encoded by the coding sequence atctgatggtgctgaaagaagagactcatcAACAGAATGAAATAGATGAGAAACAGCAGTTTGAGAAACCCCAAGAAAtaacgactgatgaaaaacccacactgactaaaaagacttcatcaaACGAAAGTAATTTTAGCtgtaaacagtgtggaaagagtttcagtcaaaagtcaaaccttgatgttcacatgagagttcacacaggggagaaaccttacacctgcgaacagtgtggaaagagttttagtcaAATACAAGGCTTTAAAgctcacatgagaattcacactagagagaggaagttcacatgccaagagtgtggaaaaagcttttaTCATGTTGGAAACTTTGCagcacacatgagaattcacactggagagaagcctttcagctgtaagcagtgtggaaagagtttcagtcaaaagccaAACCTTTATGTTCACATGAGGGctcacacaggggagaaaccttacacctgtgAACAGTGTGGACAGAGTTTTAGtcaaaaacaaagctttaaatcccacatgagaattcattctggagagaggccgtacacatgccaacagtgtggaaaaagcttccgTCATGCAAGAAACCTGGCAgagcacatgagaattcacactggagagaagcctttcagctgtaaacagtgtagaaagagtttcagtaAAAAGCTGCACCTGATtgctcacatgagagttcacactagggagaaaccctacacctgcgaacagtgtggaacgAGTTTAGGTAAAAAAGAAGACCTttacatccacatgaggattcacactggagagaaaccgtacacatgcacagagtgtggtaaaagtttcccaCATAAAAgctcactcaaacaccacatgataagtcacactggagagaagccgtttaaatgtgctcagtgtggaaagagcttcacaactAAAGCTAGCCTCAAgaaccacatgaatggtcacactggaaaaacagtgttcacatgtgatcagtgtggaaagagtctcacacgcaAAGACTCCATTAAGAACCATATGAAGATTCACTCAGGAGAGGATCgttttagatgcagtgagtgtggaaagggctttaatTGTAAAAGAATCCTCAGCACTCACCTAAAGCTTCACAATGGATAA